A genomic region of Anas platyrhynchos isolate ZD024472 breed Pekin duck chromosome 9, IASCAAS_PekinDuck_T2T, whole genome shotgun sequence contains the following coding sequences:
- the NMUR1 gene encoding neuromedin-U receptor 1 yields MNPYINCSGPELPLPQRDFPAEPLSPALCNRSHPGALFDPKDANLTEEQLRDKYLGPRRSNFFVPVCVVYLLIFAVGAVGNTLTCIVILRHRFMRTPTNYYLFSLAVSDLLVLLLGMPLELYDMWSNYPFLLGAGGCYFKTLLFEAVCFASILNVTALSVERYIAVVHPLKAKYVVTRNHAKRVIVAIWLAAVLCSIPNTSLHGLRPLYVPGRGRVPDSEICTLVKPRLTYNLIIQITTIVFFFLPMGTISVLYLLIGLQLKKEKMLEALGAKSSGDGDYRGGRGQKKVKRRQVTKMLFVLVVVFGICWAPFHTDRLVWSFVSTWTGRMLHMFQYVHIISGVFFYLSSAANPILYNLMSTRFREMFKEVMCHPGHRPPGSRKYSPSITHGTTRSTECEPVPGANGLPLSDGEEYEMEEMEGGQAATQATSLC; encoded by the exons ATGAATCCCTACATCAACTGCTCCGGCCCcgagctgcccctgccccagcgcGACTTCCCCGCCGAGCCCCTCAGCCCAGCTCTCTGCAACAGGAGCCACCCGGGCGCCTTGTTCGACCCCAAGGACGCCAACCTGACGGAGGAGCAGCTGCGGGATAAGTACCTGGGGCCCCGGCGGTCCAACTTCTTCGTCCCCGTCTGCGTCGTCTACCTGCTGATCTTCGCCGTGGGGGCGGTGGGCAACACCCTGACCTGCATCGTCATCCTGCGGCACCGCTTCATGAGGACGCCCACCAACTATTACCTCTTCAGCCTGGCCGTCTCCgacctgctggtgctgctgctggggatgccGCTGGAGCTCTACGACATGTGGAGCAATTACCCCTTCCTGCTGGGCGCCGGCGGCTGCTACTTCAAGACGCTGCTCTTCGAGGCCGTCTGCTTCGCCTCCATCCTCAACGTCACCGCCCTGAGCGTCGAGCGCTACATCGCCGTGGTGCACCCGCTCAAGGCCAAGTACGTGGTGACCAGGAACCACGCCAAGAGGGTGATCGTGGCCATCTGGCTCGCCGCCGTCCTCTGCTCCATCCCCAACACCAGCCTCCACGGTTTGAGGCCTCTCTACGtgccgggccggggccgcgtGCCCGACTCGGAGATCTGCACCTTGGTGAAGCCGCGGTTGACTTACAACCTCATCATCCAGATCACCaccatcgtcttcttcttcctgCCCATGGGGACCATCAGCGTCCTCTACCTGCTCATCGGCCTGCAGCTCAAGAAGGAGAAGATGCTGGAGGCCCTGGGGGCCAAATCCAGCGGCGACGGCGACTACCGCGGCGGCCGGGGGCAGAAGAAGGTGAAGAGGAGGCAGGTCACAAAGATGCTGT tcgtgctggtggtggtgttcGGGATCTGCTGGGCCCCCTTCCACACCGACCGCCTGGTCTGGAGCTTCGTCTCCACCTGGACCGGCCGCATGCTCCACATGTTCCAGTACGTCCACATCATTTCGGGCGTCTTCTTCTACCTGAGCTCGGCCGCCAACCCCATCCTCTACAACCTGATGTCCACCCGCTTCCGCGAGATGTTCAAGGAGGTGATGTGCCACCCGGGACACCGCCCGCCGGGCTCGCGCAAATACTCGCCCAGCATCACCCACGGCACCACCCGCAGCACCGAGTGCGAGCCCGTGCCCGGAGCCAACGGGCTGCCCCTGTCCGACGGCGAGGAGTACGAGAtggaggagatggaagggggGCAGGCGGCCACGCAGGCGACGTCCCTctgctga